Proteins co-encoded in one Colletes latitarsis isolate SP2378_abdomen chromosome 2, iyColLati1, whole genome shotgun sequence genomic window:
- the LOC143347601 gene encoding uncharacterized protein LOC143347601: MRRVKGFHERMREKERALYVRLPHVIRNEKDVAKLFTGDFKVNLTRQASKYCYVIFADVKEKMKNLEAAKNTLINGKRVVIASAITKSKNPTENLAKKKVVLPPIEEDVKVTRTLFVSNIKCGTKLRELKEAIPGCVTAKMLKPYSQNYRGAMVKFETIQMAVEYLSQIRDPPVVRGEKLILKPDTRIKRTKQNSNTPLKIYDGESEVNKDSHEELNNKTSDYIMLEKEV, from the exons ATGCGTCGCGTGAAGGGCTTTCATGAACGAATGCGTGAAAAGGAAAGAGCCTTGTATGTTCGTTTACCGCACGTAATACGGAATGAGAAGGACGTGGCGAAATTATTTACCGGTGACTTCAAAGTGAACCTCACGCGACAGGCTAGCaaatattgctacgtgatatttGCCGATGTCaaggaaaaaatgaaaaatttggaAGCTGCGAAAAACACGCTGATAAATGGCAAACGCGTGGTAATTGCATCTGCGATTACGAAATCAAAAAACCCCACTGAAAATTTAGCGAAAAAAAAGGTCGTTTTGCCTCCTATAGAAGAAGATGTTAAAGTGACGAGGAC ACTCTTTGTGTCCAACAttaaatgtggaaccaaacttaGAGAATTAAAGGAAGCTATTCCAGGATGTGTGACTGCCAAAATGTTGAAACCGTATTCACAAAATTATAG AGGTGCAATGGTTAAATTTGAAACCATACAAATGGCAGTAGAATATTTATCACAGATCAGAGACCCACCAGTAGTGAGgggagaaaaattaattttgaaacctGACACCAGAATTAAACGTACAAAACAAAATTCGAACACACCTCTTAAAATTTATGATGGTGAATCAGAAGTAAATAAAGACTCCCATGAAGAACTAAACAATAAAACTTCAGATTATATTATGCTTGAAAAGGAagtgtaa
- the Ttv gene encoding exostosin glycosyltransferase 1 ttv, whose translation MQAKKRYLLLFVTCAFLGYCYFGGYRLKSEKWPGRSQLPYERLPSYLSLNEEFYDKDLRTSNGNSLMSQRTKQCRMETCFDFTRCKQGFTVYVYPVEDVISPLYQKILNVITESRYYTSDPTRACIFVLALDTLDRDPLSTEFVHNLPAKLMRLPYWNNGRNHLIFNLYSGTWPDYAEESLAFDLGYAMLAKASMSVFRHRPNFDISIPLFGKQHAERGGEPGQAIENNFPNNKKYVAAFKGKRYVHGIGSETRNALYHLHNGKDLVFVTTCRHGKAWRELQDEHCQQDNQEYDMYDYEILLMNSTFCLVPRGRRLGSFRFLEALRAGCIPVILSNGWALPFHERIDWTQAVIFSDERLLLQIPDIVRSVSNVQILKLRQQTQFLWERYFSSIEKIVFTVFENIRERLPWEGTREKLVWNTSPGALAILPQFADSQQELPFSNSNPGNTFTAIIYSQLGSTAVLYRLLKSVAKSKYLDKIILMWNSDIPLPRRPRWQGIKASIHVVTVDGISQRFYPHPLIKTSAILSLDEDATLNTDEIDFAFTVWRSFPDRIVGYPARSHYWDDSKRSWGYTSKWTNDYSIILTGAAFYHRYYNTLYTELLSSTLHKTVEQSQNCEDILMNFLVSHVTRRPPIKVTQRKLYKDTTVAGIRSPWNDPDHFIQRQTCMNTFVAVFGYMPLLRSNMRLDPVLFKDPVSNLRKKYRQIELVSN comes from the exons ATGCAAGCCAAGAAGcgctatttattattatttgtaacATGCGCATTTCTTGGTTATTGTTACTTTGGTGGTTACCGATTAAAAAGTGAAAAGTGGCCAGGCAGATCTCAGTTGCCTTACGAGCGATTGCCTTCATATTTAAGTCTAAATGAGGAATTCTATGACAAGGATTTAAGGACATCAAATGGAAACTCCCTTATGTCTCAACGTACAAAACAATGCCGTATGGAGACTTGTTTTGACTTTACCAGATGCAAGCAAGGTTTCACAGTGTATGTTTACCCAGTTGAAGATGTGATAAGCCCACTAtaccaaaaaatattaaatgttaTTACGGAATCAAGATATTATACTTCAGATCCAACTCGAGCATGTATATTTGTATTAGCTTTGGACACATTGGACAGGGATCCATTGTCAACAGAATTTGTGCATAATCTTCCTGCAAAATTAATGCGTTTACCGTATTGGAACAATGGAAGAaatcatttaatatttaatttgtattCTGGAACATGGCCTGACTACGCAGAAGAGTCGTTAGCCTTTGATTTAGGATATGCTATGCTCGCGAAAGCTAGCATGTCTGTCTTCAGGCATAGACCAAACTTTGATATATCTATACCATTATTTGGAAAACAACATGCAGAACGTGGTGGAGAACCAGGCCAAGCTATAGAAAATAACTTtcctaataataaaaaatacgtcGCAGCTTTCAAGGGTAAAAGATACGTCCATGGCATAGGTTCTGAGACTAGAAATGCTCTTTATCATTTACATAATGGCAAAGACTTGGTGTTTGTCACAACTTGTCGCCATGGTAAAGCATGGAGAGAATTACAAGATGAACACTGTCAACAGGATAATCAGGAATATGATAT GTACGATTATGAAATTTTATTAATGAATTCTACCTTTTGTCTCGTACCACGAGGAAGAAGACTTGGTAGTTTTCGTTTTTTAGAAGCTTTAAGGGCTGGATGCATTCCAGTTATTCTAAGCAATGGCTGGGCACTTCCTTTCCATGAACGTATCGATTGGACACAAGCCGTTATATTTTCTGACGAAAGACTGTTACTTCAA ATTCCAGACATAGTACGGTCTGTGTCCAATGTACAGATACTTAAATTACGGCAGCAGACGCAATTCCTTTGGGAACGATACTTTTCCTCGATAGAAAAAATCGTATTTACAGTATTCGAG AATATTCGGGAGCGTTTACCATGGGAAGGTACTAGGGAAAAACTTGTCTGGAATACTAGTCCTGGAGCATTAGCGATATTACCGCAATTTGCTGATAGTCAACAAGAACTTCCTTTTTCAAATAGTAATCCAGGTAATACCTTCACTGCCATCATCTATTCGCAGTTGGGATCTACTGCAGTTCTTTATCGTCTGCTTAAAAGTGTCGCAAAAAGTAAATACCTAGATAAG ATTATTCTAATGTGGAATTCAGATATTCCATTACCAAGAAGGCCACGTTGGCAAGGGATCAAAGCGTCAATACACGTCGTCACGGTCGACGGTATATCCCAACGTTTCTATCCTCATCCGTTAATCAAAACTAGTGCCATATTATCGCTAGACGAAGATGCCACGCTCAATACCGACGAAATTGATTTCGCCTTTACGGTTTGGCGATCGTTTCCTGATCGAATAGTTGGCTACCCAGCAAGATCGCATTATTGGGACGATTCTAAA CGTTCGTGGGGCTACACAAGCAAATGGACAAATGATTATAGTATAATTCTAACTGGTGCCGCCTTTTATCATCGTTATTATAATACGTTGTACACCGAATTACTAAGCTCGACACTTCATAAGACTGTTGAACAGTCGCAAAATTGCGAAGATATACTTATGAATTTTTTAGTAAGTCACGTCACTCGAAGACCACCTATTAAAGTGACGCAACGGAAATTGTATAAAGATACTACAGTGGCTGGAATCAG